The following coding sequences lie in one Methylotenera versatilis 301 genomic window:
- the modB gene encoding molybdate ABC transporter permease subunit — MLDILRFTPSEISILALSLKVALFCVVLILVPAVVVAWVLARKSFFGKSLLDSLVHLPLVLPPVVPGFLLLLLLGNQGLIGKYLHNIFGISLAFTWMGAVVASAVMAFPLMVRSARLAISQVDKGLEIAAQSLGAHPLKVFFTITLPLSMPGIITGLILAFSRSLGEFGATITFVGNIENETRTLPLAIYSYTQIPDGDLPALRLVILSMALALGALMISDRLERKANQNIGRHHD, encoded by the coding sequence ATGCTAGATATATTAAGATTCACGCCATCTGAAATAAGCATATTAGCGCTGTCTTTGAAGGTGGCGCTATTTTGTGTCGTGCTGATTTTAGTGCCCGCAGTTGTAGTGGCTTGGGTGCTCGCCAGAAAATCATTCTTTGGTAAATCGTTGCTTGATAGTCTTGTGCATTTACCTTTAGTGCTACCGCCAGTGGTGCCGGGCTTCTTGCTTCTACTATTATTGGGTAACCAAGGTTTAATCGGCAAATACTTGCATAATATTTTTGGTATCAGCTTAGCCTTCACTTGGATGGGCGCGGTGGTCGCTTCTGCAGTCATGGCATTTCCACTAATGGTACGTTCAGCAAGATTAGCGATTTCACAAGTAGATAAAGGCTTGGAGATTGCAGCGCAATCTTTAGGCGCACATCCGCTAAAAGTATTTTTTACCATTACCTTACCCCTATCAATGCCAGGCATTATTACTGGCTTGATTCTGGCGTTTAGTCGCAGCTTGGGTGAGTTTGGTGCAACCATTACCTTTGTTGGTAATATTGAAAATGAAACACGTACACTGCCATTAGCTATATATAGCTATACGCAGATTCCCGATGGCGATTTGCCTGCGCTACGATTGGTTATATTGAGCATGGCACTGGCGCTGGGCGCATTGATGATCAGTGATAGGCTAGAACGCAAAGCCAATCAGAATATTGGCCGTCATCATGATTGA
- the modC gene encoding molybdenum ABC transporter ATP-binding protein: MIEVQARLKRKNFELDASVQLSQRVTAIYGPSGAGKSTLLSIIAGITQPDSGRIVIDGECLFDSQARINKPIHQRKIGLVFQEGRLFPHLTVEHNLSYALNFTPVQNQQFQLKQIVALLELGPLLKQRPHQLSGGEKQRVALGRALLSSPRLLMLDEPLASLDDRLKNQILPFLKLVSTEINIPMIYISHSKKEIMQITDNLIDIQHGKVNCHL; this comes from the coding sequence ATGATTGAAGTTCAAGCGCGCCTTAAACGCAAAAACTTTGAGTTAGATGCCTCAGTGCAATTAAGCCAACGTGTCACGGCGATATATGGTCCCTCTGGCGCGGGTAAAAGCACATTACTCAGTATCATTGCAGGTATTACGCAACCCGATAGTGGTCGTATTGTGATTGATGGTGAATGTTTATTTGATAGCCAAGCACGCATCAATAAGCCGATTCATCAACGCAAAATTGGTTTGGTATTTCAAGAGGGGCGCTTATTTCCGCATCTCACCGTCGAACACAACTTAAGCTATGCCTTAAATTTCACGCCAGTACAAAACCAGCAATTCCAATTGAAGCAAATCGTTGCATTGCTAGAACTTGGACCTTTATTAAAGCAACGACCACATCAACTCTCTGGTGGCGAAAAACAACGTGTAGCCTTGGGACGCGCCCTACTCAGCTCGCCCAGATTATTAATGCTAGATGAGCCACTAGCCTCTTTAGATGACAGACTGAAAAATCAGATATTACCGTTCTTAAAATTAGTATCCACCGAAATTAATATCCCGATGATTTACATTAGCCACTCCAAAAAAGAAATTATGCAAATCACCGACAACTTAATTGATATTCAACATGGCAAAGTGAATTGTCATCTTTAG
- a CDS encoding DNA polymerase Y family protein: MSLNALYVDFNSYFSSVEQQLRPELRGKPIGVLAVMAETTCCIAASYEAKAFGIKTGTLVKEARKLCPEMIFVEARPSVYVTFHHKLIEIVESCTHVEKVLSIDEMVCKLTGSQQHPENALKLAAKIKREINKQFDFIRCSIGIAPNTFLAKTASNMQKPDGCVLIEQHELPQRLYGLKLRALNGIGKQMEARLNRFKITTVEQLYAANRQQLQSAWGSIEGERMYDKLRGLEPHYVKNARSSLGHSHVIPPEQRNAAGVKAVLHRLLQKACMRMRSYDLLASRISVKVKFRNQPSWSPESAISPTDNTLRLIEALEAFLQHYPQTKNEPYAVGISFSGLVTADEVARDLFQIEPLENEKKLNRAIDTLNLKFGKNTIYFGGAHDALKDAPMRIAFNHIPDLVVEGDGDD, from the coding sequence ATGTCCTTAAACGCGTTATACGTAGATTTCAATTCTTACTTTTCTTCGGTAGAACAACAGCTGCGCCCTGAGTTACGTGGCAAGCCAATTGGAGTGCTAGCGGTAATGGCAGAAACCACGTGCTGTATCGCCGCGAGTTATGAAGCTAAAGCATTTGGTATTAAAACGGGAACCTTGGTAAAAGAGGCGCGAAAGCTATGCCCAGAGATGATTTTCGTAGAAGCGCGACCATCCGTGTATGTGACGTTTCATCACAAGCTTATCGAAATTGTGGAAAGCTGTACCCATGTAGAAAAAGTGCTTTCGATTGATGAAATGGTCTGCAAGCTCACTGGTAGTCAGCAACATCCTGAAAACGCACTTAAACTCGCAGCTAAAATTAAGCGTGAAATCAATAAGCAGTTTGATTTTATCCGTTGTTCGATTGGTATTGCGCCAAATACGTTTCTGGCAAAAACGGCATCAAATATGCAAAAGCCTGATGGATGTGTGTTGATTGAGCAACATGAGTTGCCACAGCGTTTGTATGGCCTGAAATTGCGCGCTTTAAACGGCATAGGCAAGCAGATGGAAGCGCGATTGAATCGTTTTAAAATCACTACGGTTGAGCAATTGTATGCGGCAAATCGCCAACAGTTGCAGTCTGCGTGGGGCAGCATAGAAGGCGAGCGCATGTATGACAAACTGCGCGGCTTAGAGCCCCATTACGTAAAAAATGCGCGCAGTAGTTTGGGGCATTCTCATGTGATACCGCCAGAACAGCGCAATGCGGCAGGTGTCAAAGCTGTGTTGCATCGTTTGTTGCAAAAAGCCTGTATGCGCATGCGGAGTTATGATTTATTGGCTTCAAGAATCAGCGTGAAAGTGAAATTCCGGAATCAACCAAGCTGGAGCCCAGAAAGCGCGATTTCACCTACCGATAATACTTTGCGCTTGATTGAGGCACTAGAAGCCTTTTTGCAGCATTACCCACAAACTAAGAATGAACCTTATGCGGTTGGTATATCTTTTTCTGGCCTAGTGACAGCAGATGAGGTGGCGCGTGATTTGTTTCAAATCGAGCCGCTAGAGAATGAGAAAAAGCTCAATAGAGCGATAGATACGCTGAATCTCAAGTTTGGTAAAAACACCATCTATTTTGGCGGTGCGCACGATGCCTTAAAAGATGCGCCTATGCGTATTGCTTTCAACCATATTCCAGATTTAGTAGTGGAGGGCGACGGAGATGACTAA
- a CDS encoding SdiA-regulated domain-containing protein — MKISQVIFALAATFSVSAQAASFINLANYSVSGTYALDILGGASGSISGLEGSAITYAQDRNSLFFVGDEGTGVIEISKTGATLGNNFFDWTGTGSTKHDTEGLTYLGNGQLVVGEERLQDAYSFSYVNGGTVTLKNNFVSMSNTAVGNNGMEGISYDSRNGSFVTIKQQSPEDVLSGNLTFAAATGIPPSTSGDGSSPAGGGTSTVTNLFNPALLGLSSLSDVQTLSAVSALSGTSGADNLLFLSLGSKKLVETDRLGNILSSFDLSTVLPHNAIEGVTIDENGTIYLVAEQVQDATALAGEKSQLIVLTSTAPVPEPETYGMLLLGLGIMGAVARRKNKQA; from the coding sequence ATGAAAATATCACAAGTCATTTTTGCGCTTGCAGCTACTTTTTCTGTCTCTGCGCAGGCTGCAAGCTTCATCAATTTAGCTAATTACAGTGTAAGTGGTACATATGCACTGGATATTTTAGGTGGCGCTAGTGGGTCAATTTCTGGTCTTGAAGGCTCTGCAATCACTTATGCTCAAGACCGCAACTCGCTTTTCTTTGTTGGAGATGAAGGAACAGGTGTTATTGAGATTTCTAAAACTGGCGCAACGCTTGGCAATAACTTCTTCGATTGGACTGGCACTGGTAGTACCAAGCATGATACTGAGGGCCTAACCTACTTGGGTAATGGTCAGTTAGTGGTAGGCGAGGAGCGCTTGCAAGACGCTTATAGCTTTAGTTATGTGAATGGCGGAACGGTTACGCTAAAAAACAACTTCGTGTCGATGAGCAATACTGCCGTTGGTAACAATGGCATGGAAGGTATTAGTTATGACTCACGTAATGGCAGTTTTGTGACGATTAAACAGCAATCTCCAGAGGATGTTCTTTCTGGAAACCTGACTTTTGCTGCTGCAACAGGTATTCCACCAAGCACTTCTGGTGATGGATCATCGCCAGCTGGCGGAGGTACTTCAACGGTGACCAATTTGTTTAATCCAGCTTTATTGGGTTTATCAAGTTTATCTGATGTGCAAACCCTATCAGCAGTGAGTGCGCTTTCGGGCACATCAGGCGCTGATAATTTACTTTTTCTGAGTTTAGGCTCAAAAAAACTTGTTGAAACTGACCGTTTGGGCAATATATTAAGTAGCTTTGATCTTTCAACTGTCTTGCCGCACAATGCCATTGAAGGTGTGACTATTGATGAAAATGGTACGATCTATCTAGTGGCTGAGCAAGTGCAAGATGCAACAGCACTGGCTGGTGAGAAGTCACAGTTGATTGTATTAACCTCTACCGCACCAGTGCCAGAGCCAGAAACATACGGCATGCTTTTGCTTGGATTGGGGATTATGGGCGCAGTAGCTCGTCGTAAAAATAAACAAGCTTAA
- a CDS encoding lamin tail domain-containing protein — protein MQKPISLIGLAILSLITVQANAAVLITEVAPWGSGNAPYATDWFELTNTGSSAVNISGWKMDDNSNSFASATSLTGITSIGAGESVIFTENAANASFLSTWFGTNIPASLQIGSYTGSGVGLSASADAVNIYNASGVLQANVTFAASDAIAPYQTFDNAAGLNNAAISTLSVVGVNGAFVASNDVSEIGSPGKIAAAVPEADSYAMLLVGLGLMGFISRRRKG, from the coding sequence ATGCAAAAGCCAATATCACTCATCGGGTTAGCAATATTATCCTTAATCACAGTTCAGGCAAATGCCGCGGTGTTAATTACTGAAGTCGCACCTTGGGGTAGTGGTAATGCCCCTTATGCGACTGACTGGTTTGAGCTTACCAACACAGGCTCTTCTGCAGTAAACATCTCTGGCTGGAAAATGGATGATAACTCTAACTCGTTCGCTTCAGCTACTAGTCTTACAGGCATTACCAGCATCGGTGCTGGTGAATCAGTCATTTTTACTGAGAACGCTGCTAATGCTAGCTTTCTGAGTACTTGGTTTGGTACAAATATACCTGCAAGTTTGCAAATTGGTAGCTATACAGGCTCTGGTGTTGGTTTAAGCGCTTCAGCTGATGCTGTGAATATTTATAACGCTAGCGGTGTGTTACAAGCCAATGTCACCTTTGCTGCATCTGATGCGATTGCACCGTATCAAACTTTTGACAATGCTGCGGGCTTGAACAACGCTGCAATTTCTACCTTAAGCGTGGTGGGTGTAAACGGTGCATTTGTAGCGTCAAACGATGTGAGTGAAATCGGCTCACCAGGCAAAATTGCTGCAGCCGTGCCTGAGGCCGACTCTTACGCCATGTTGTTGGTTGGTCTTGGCTTAATGGGCTTTATTTCACGTAGACGTAAAGGCTAA
- the msrA gene encoding peptide-methionine (S)-S-oxide reductase MsrA, giving the protein MSNEQIAIFAGGCFWCTEPVFSQLKGVSKVESGYIGGHTTNPTYKAICNGDTGHAEGIRISFDADAVSFETLLEVFLVSHDPTTPNRQGNDIGTQYRSAVFCQNQAQHDVVTKMIAEFNEAQIYGAPIVTQINGAETFYPAEDYHQYYFDKNPENPYCMAVAAPKAAKIRAKYAALIKG; this is encoded by the coding sequence ATGAGTAATGAACAAATTGCAATTTTCGCAGGCGGTTGTTTTTGGTGTACCGAGCCAGTTTTTAGCCAGCTAAAAGGCGTAAGTAAGGTTGAATCTGGCTACATTGGTGGGCACACAACCAACCCAACTTACAAAGCCATCTGCAATGGCGATACAGGCCATGCTGAAGGCATTAGAATTAGCTTTGATGCAGACGCGGTGAGCTTTGAAACTTTGCTGGAAGTGTTTTTAGTCAGCCACGATCCAACTACACCCAACCGTCAAGGCAATGATATAGGTACGCAGTATCGCTCAGCGGTGTTTTGCCAAAATCAGGCACAGCATGACGTTGTTACAAAAATGATTGCAGAGTTTAATGAAGCACAGATTTACGGCGCACCTATCGTCACGCAAATTAACGGCGCTGAGACTTTTTATCCAGCAGAAGATTATCATCAATATTACTTTGATAAAAATCCTGAAAACCCTTATTGCATGGCGGTTGCAGCACCTAAAGCGGCGAAAATTCGTGCCAAGTATGCAGCGCTGATTAAAGGTTAA